One stretch of Muribaculum intestinale DNA includes these proteins:
- a CDS encoding AI-2E family transporter, translated as MSTSRPYTFDRVVRLVITTIVVCAAVWLIYRLRGVLLPFCVAALIAYIFEPFVQFNRELLRLKGRVAAIFITLFEATLAFGLLCYMLIPMITSEMAHMAHLLKVYSQSQVSIPFLPDWLHEFIRNYVDFEYLSSLLTREDQIKLLESAAFHTWSVLTSGISMIVGLLSWFIVFLYVIFIMLDYERLSKSLHHMVPPAWRKTVFRIGNDIQRSMNHYFRGQALVAFCVGVLFTIGFLIIGMPLAVVLGMFIGLLNMVPYLQLISLVPTIFLCLVCSVDQGVDFWTIFWECMAVYCVVQAIQDLFLTPKIMGKAMGLNPAIILLSLSIWGTLLGFLGLIIALPLTTLLLAYYDEYLNTLQLRHMRSRHHNDMSSPDGDDGVKEDDDHRHIE; from the coding sequence ATGAGTACGAGCCGACCATATACATTCGACCGCGTAGTGCGGCTGGTAATCACTACTATAGTGGTATGTGCCGCGGTATGGCTGATATACCGTCTGCGCGGTGTGCTTCTGCCATTTTGTGTGGCAGCCCTTATCGCTTACATATTTGAGCCGTTTGTTCAGTTCAACCGCGAGCTTCTCAGGCTCAAGGGGCGTGTGGCGGCTATCTTTATCACTCTTTTCGAGGCTACACTGGCTTTTGGTCTGCTCTGTTACATGCTTATCCCTATGATAACTTCAGAGATGGCCCATATGGCTCATCTGCTTAAGGTATACTCGCAGTCGCAGGTAAGCATACCGTTTCTGCCCGACTGGCTTCATGAATTCATCCGCAATTATGTGGATTTCGAGTACTTGTCAAGTCTGCTTACACGTGAAGACCAGATTAAATTGCTGGAGAGTGCCGCATTCCATACCTGGTCGGTGCTCACGAGCGGGATAAGCATGATTGTCGGATTGCTCAGCTGGTTTATAGTGTTTCTATATGTGATATTTATCATGCTTGATTACGAGCGTCTAAGTAAGAGTCTCCATCATATGGTGCCTCCGGCATGGCGCAAGACAGTGTTCCGTATCGGCAATGACATACAGCGCTCGATGAATCATTATTTTCGCGGGCAGGCTCTTGTGGCATTCTGTGTAGGCGTGCTCTTTACCATCGGTTTTCTGATTATCGGTATGCCTCTGGCTGTCGTGCTCGGTATGTTTATCGGGTTGCTCAACATGGTGCCGTATCTCCAACTGATATCGTTGGTGCCGACTATATTTCTTTGTCTGGTATGTTCGGTCGACCAGGGTGTGGATTTCTGGACGATATTTTGGGAGTGTATGGCTGTATACTGTGTCGTGCAGGCGATACAAGACCTGTTTCTGACTCCTAAAATCATGGGTAAGGCTATGGGGCTTAATCCGGCCATTATCCTTCTGTCATTGTCGATATGGGGCACTTTGCTCGGTTTCCTCGGCCTCATCATAGCGTTGCCGCTGACTACGCTGTTGCTTGCATATTACGATGAATACCTTAATACGCTTCAATTGCGACATATGCGTTCGAGACATCATAATGACATGTCGTCGCCCGACGGGGATGATGGCGTCAAGGAGGACGATGACCATCGACATATTGAATAG
- the thrC gene encoding threonine synthase codes for MMYYSTNHSSPDVTLRDAIVHGLAPDRGLYMPERIPSIPKAFFRHIGEMSLHEIAYVVANTLFGDDVDSEELRNIVADTLGFDIPLRKVDDNRYVLELFHGPTLAFKDVGARFMAHMLSHFHSKEKSTGDVNVLVATSGDTGSAVANGFLNVPGVRVFVLYPYGKVSPIQEAQFTTLGGNITAIEIDGTFDDCQSLVKSAFIDDELNKAMHLTSANSINVARFLPQMFYYYHAYARMVQEGVDPEQIVVAVPSGNFGNICSALIAKRMGLPIKRFIAANNRNDVFLRYLNTGEYNPGASIPTIANAMDVGEPSNFARILDLYGNDHAAIKADISGCSYTDDQIRSTMREVYDSTGYILDPHGATACRALGEQLLPGEKGIFLETAHPAKFKDTVEDAIGARVQIPSRLAAFMRGEKSTVRLSRQFPAFKKFLLSQIQ; via the coding sequence ATGATGTACTATAGCACCAACCATTCCTCTCCAGATGTGACACTGCGCGATGCCATCGTACACGGTCTTGCCCCTGACCGCGGCCTGTACATGCCCGAACGCATTCCATCGATACCCAAAGCCTTTTTCCGCCATATCGGCGAGATGTCACTACATGAGATTGCCTATGTAGTGGCCAATACACTCTTCGGCGATGATGTCGACTCTGAGGAGTTGCGCAATATCGTGGCCGACACCCTCGGCTTCGACATACCACTGCGCAAGGTCGACGACAACCGCTACGTGCTCGAACTGTTTCATGGCCCGACACTTGCATTCAAGGATGTAGGCGCCCGATTCATGGCCCATATGCTCTCGCACTTCCACAGCAAGGAGAAGAGCACAGGAGATGTCAATGTGCTTGTGGCCACATCGGGCGACACGGGAAGCGCCGTAGCCAACGGATTCCTCAATGTGCCGGGCGTAAGAGTCTTTGTGCTCTATCCTTATGGAAAGGTAAGTCCAATCCAGGAGGCACAGTTCACCACTCTGGGCGGCAACATCACCGCTATTGAGATCGACGGCACATTCGATGACTGCCAGTCGCTCGTAAAATCGGCATTCATCGACGATGAGCTTAACAAAGCCATGCACCTTACGTCGGCCAACTCTATAAATGTGGCGCGCTTCCTGCCTCAGATGTTCTACTACTATCATGCATACGCACGCATGGTGCAAGAGGGTGTCGACCCCGAACAGATAGTAGTGGCAGTGCCGAGCGGCAATTTCGGAAACATATGCAGCGCCCTTATAGCCAAACGCATGGGTCTCCCTATCAAGCGCTTCATTGCCGCAAACAACCGCAACGACGTGTTCCTGCGCTATCTTAACACCGGAGAATACAATCCAGGCGCCTCAATCCCGACCATAGCCAATGCAATGGATGTAGGCGAACCGTCAAACTTCGCACGTATACTCGACCTCTACGGTAACGACCATGCAGCGATAAAGGCTGATATATCGGGATGCTCCTACACCGATGACCAGATTCGCTCGACCATGCGCGAGGTGTATGACTCGACCGGATATATCCTCGACCCTCACGGAGCCACCGCGTGCCGCGCTCTCGGCGAGCAACTGCTCCCCGGCGAGAAAGGCATATTCCTGGAGACAGCCCATCCGGCTAAGTTCAAGGATACGGTAGAGGATGCTATCGGTGCGCGCGTACAGATACCATCACGTCTGGCGGCATTCATGCGTGGCGAAAAATCCACAGTGCGCCTGTCACGCCAGTTCCCGGCGTTCAAGAAATTCCTGCTCTCACAGATACAGTAA
- the typA gene encoding translational GTPase TypA — translation MQNIRNIAIIAHVDHGKTTLVDKMLLAGHLFRENQNAGELILDNNDLERERGITILSKNVSIDYKGTKINIIDTPGHADFGGEVERVLNMADGCLLLVDAFEGPMPQTRFVLQKAIQMGLKPVVVVNKVDKPNCRPDEVQEMVFDLMFNLDATEDQLDFPTIYGSAKQGWMSTDWRKPADDITAVLDAIIEYIPAPKTLEGDAQMLITSLDYSNYVGRIAVGRVHRGTLREGMDIGLCKSDGTVVKQRIKELHTFEGMGRKRVSEVSSGDICALVGLEGFEIGDTVTTPDNPEPLPRIAIDEPTMSMSFTINDSPFFGRDGKYVTSRHIAERLTRELDKNLALRVKKADHEDVWTVFGRGVLHLSVLIETMRREGYELQVGQPQVIIKEIDGRKCEPVELLTINVPEEYSSKIIDMVTRRKGEMVSMTTQNDRLHIEFHIPSRGIIGLRNNVLTASAGEAIMAHRFLEYQPWKGDIERRTNGSLIAMEAGTAYAYAIDKLQDRGRFFIFPQEEVYAGQVVGESAKDRDIVINVTKSKKLTNMRASGADDKAKIVPPVVFSLEEALEYIKEDEYVEVTPHHLRLRKIILDELERKRANKD, via the coding sequence ATGCAGAACATCAGAAACATTGCTATCATTGCCCATGTTGACCACGGCAAGACTACTCTTGTCGACAAGATGCTACTTGCCGGCCACCTTTTCCGCGAAAACCAGAATGCGGGAGAGCTTATACTTGACAATAACGACCTGGAGCGAGAACGAGGCATAACGATTCTATCAAAGAATGTTTCGATAGACTATAAAGGCACAAAAATCAACATTATAGACACTCCGGGACACGCCGACTTCGGTGGTGAGGTAGAGCGTGTGCTCAACATGGCCGACGGCTGTCTGCTGCTGGTAGATGCCTTTGAAGGCCCGATGCCACAGACCCGTTTTGTGCTACAGAAAGCCATACAGATGGGCCTGAAACCGGTAGTTGTGGTCAACAAAGTCGACAAACCCAACTGTCGTCCCGACGAGGTGCAGGAAATGGTGTTCGACCTGATGTTCAATCTCGACGCCACTGAGGACCAGCTTGACTTCCCCACAATATACGGATCGGCAAAGCAGGGCTGGATGTCGACCGACTGGCGCAAGCCTGCCGACGACATTACCGCGGTGCTCGACGCGATAATCGAATATATACCCGCGCCCAAGACTCTTGAGGGCGACGCTCAGATGCTTATTACATCGCTCGACTACTCCAACTATGTAGGCCGTATCGCTGTGGGTCGTGTACATCGCGGCACACTGCGTGAAGGTATGGATATCGGCCTGTGTAAAAGCGACGGCACTGTTGTAAAGCAGCGTATCAAAGAGCTACATACTTTCGAAGGAATGGGCCGCAAGCGTGTAAGCGAAGTAAGTTCCGGCGACATATGCGCGCTCGTAGGTCTTGAGGGATTTGAAATCGGCGATACCGTTACTACTCCCGACAATCCCGAGCCTCTGCCACGTATAGCCATTGACGAGCCTACAATGTCGATGTCGTTTACAATCAACGACTCGCCTTTCTTCGGCCGCGACGGCAAGTATGTCACTTCGCGTCATATCGCTGAGCGCCTTACTCGCGAACTTGACAAAAACCTCGCTCTGCGTGTGAAAAAAGCCGACCACGAGGATGTGTGGACCGTATTCGGACGTGGTGTGCTTCATCTTTCGGTACTTATAGAGACAATGCGCCGCGAGGGATATGAGCTGCAGGTAGGTCAGCCTCAGGTTATCATCAAAGAGATTGACGGTCGCAAATGCGAGCCTGTCGAATTGCTCACAATCAATGTGCCTGAAGAGTACTCAAGCAAGATTATCGACATGGTTACACGCCGCAAGGGCGAAATGGTAAGCATGACTACACAGAACGATCGTCTGCATATCGAATTCCATATACCCTCGCGAGGTATAATCGGTCTGCGCAACAATGTGCTCACCGCATCGGCCGGCGAGGCTATCATGGCCCACCGCTTCCTTGAATATCAGCCCTGGAAGGGCGACATAGAGCGTCGCACCAATGGCTCTCTGATTGCCATGGAGGCCGGTACCGCATATGCTTATGCAATCGATAAACTTCAGGATCGCGGACGCTTCTTCATCTTCCCTCAGGAAGAGGTATATGCCGGTCAGGTAGTGGGTGAAAGCGCCAAGGACCGCGACATTGTAATCAACGTCACCAAATCTAAAAAGCTCACAAACATGCGCGCTTCCGGTGCCGATGACAAAGCCAAGATTGTGCCCCCAGTGGTGTTCAGTCTTGAAGAGGCGCTTGAATACATCAAGGAGGACGAATATGTGGAGGTGACCCCCCATCATCTTCGTCTGCGTAAGATTATCCTTGACGAACTTGAGCGCAAGCGCGCCAATAAAGATTAA
- a CDS encoding cofactor-independent phosphoglycerate mutase: protein MKHIIILGDGMADEPVESLGGLTPLEVADTPSMDRLAGMGRSGLLATVPPGFHPGSEIANMGVLGYDVRTSFEGRGVLEAASMGINVPEGWMAMRCNLICIADGNIKNHSAGHISTQEATELIDTLNRELGSESVKFYPGVSYRHLLLIRDADKRIECTPPHDVPGTPWQTVMIKATHHDATDTAALINDLIIKSQKILAEHPVNLVRARDGKDCANSIWPWSPGYRPSMEPMSTRFGIKNGAVISAVDLIFGIGVYAGLRPIHVEGATGLADTNYEGKARAAIDALRSGADFVFLHIEASDEAGHEGDIELKKRTIEYLDRRIVAPIMEAADTLDEPLSIAVLPDHPTPCRLRTHTSDAVPFIIYHPGETPDSVTSYSERAAADGLYGLMKSTDFIEEFLKV, encoded by the coding sequence ATGAAGCATATAATAATACTTGGCGACGGAATGGCCGACGAGCCTGTAGAAAGCCTCGGAGGGCTGACTCCCCTTGAGGTTGCCGACACTCCGTCGATGGACAGGCTTGCCGGGATGGGGCGTTCGGGCTTGCTCGCCACCGTACCGCCGGGCTTTCATCCCGGAAGCGAAATCGCCAATATGGGTGTCCTTGGCTATGACGTGCGCACCTCGTTTGAAGGACGCGGAGTGCTTGAGGCCGCGAGCATGGGCATAAATGTGCCCGAGGGCTGGATGGCCATGCGCTGCAATCTGATATGCATAGCCGACGGAAATATCAAAAACCACTCGGCCGGGCATATATCGACCCAAGAGGCGACAGAACTTATTGACACCCTCAACCGTGAGCTCGGGAGCGAGAGTGTGAAATTTTATCCCGGCGTTTCATACCGTCATCTGCTACTTATACGTGATGCCGACAAACGGATAGAATGCACACCTCCGCATGATGTACCCGGCACTCCGTGGCAAACAGTAATGATAAAAGCCACTCACCACGACGCCACGGATACAGCCGCGCTTATCAACGACCTCATCATAAAATCGCAAAAGATATTGGCGGAACATCCCGTCAACCTCGTCCGCGCCCGCGACGGGAAAGATTGCGCCAACAGCATATGGCCATGGTCGCCCGGATACCGACCGTCCATGGAACCGATGAGCACCAGATTCGGTATAAAGAACGGTGCAGTCATTTCAGCCGTCGACCTTATTTTCGGAATAGGAGTCTATGCCGGTCTGCGTCCGATACATGTCGAGGGGGCCACGGGACTCGCCGACACCAACTACGAAGGGAAAGCCCGGGCAGCCATAGACGCTCTGCGCTCGGGAGCCGACTTCGTGTTTCTCCACATCGAGGCAAGCGACGAGGCCGGCCACGAAGGCGACATTGAGTTGAAAAAGCGTACCATCGAGTATCTTGACCGACGCATAGTAGCCCCGATAATGGAAGCCGCCGACACTCTTGACGAGCCGCTCTCAATAGCAGTGCTCCCCGACCATCCTACCCCATGCCGTCTGCGCACGCATACATCTGATGCGGTACCGTTCATAATATACCATCCCGGCGAAACTCCCGACAGCGTAACTTCCTACTCCGAAAGAGCCGCAGCCGACGGATTGTACGGACTGATGAAGAGCACCGATTTTATAGAAGAATTCTTAAAAGTATAA
- a CDS encoding DUF6377 domain-containing protein, which translates to MPHTAEELLERLDSAIDERDTYIMRRTSEIDSMVMNLSSSPFERTAGYIDIAKKYKSLCADSAIIYLRRASADAYSLSDSVLIFRSRMALAAILPLVDLEREAILIFESVDAEELPSEWKREYYDGAADMYTIISDRAMALPVLSEKYGAKADSYRQHAMRYYPPESPEWLFHEACRFYFDGNCSAAMISGNELLERTDITDALYGRGAELMARISASLGNDEDEFYYTLHGALSETLRGDREGMSLQRLGHLLYNRGDIDRAHSYLSVALTNASYGMGYHSDLVGESLMIIDKAYRSQWSRNYMLLWVITGMMVLLLLVMTVMLLRYRRYIKNMRKEHDIVLRLQDDRRLYLANFLRVCSISMRRISELSRTVKRKLAARQFEELFNIIKSGNYIDEQRRDMFGIFDSTFLKIYPTFVDDLNTILRPDEQYVIPADGRLMPELRIAALTRIGLTDTARMAEFLGYSPNTIYAYRAKIRAKAIDSSTFDRDFQALSTRV; encoded by the coding sequence ATGCCGCATACGGCAGAAGAACTTCTTGAAAGGCTTGACAGCGCTATTGACGAGAGGGATACTTACATAATGCGACGTACATCGGAGATAGACTCTATGGTGATGAATCTTTCGTCATCTCCGTTCGAGCGTACGGCCGGCTATATAGATATTGCAAAAAAATATAAATCACTGTGTGCCGACTCGGCTATAATCTATCTGCGACGGGCCTCTGCGGATGCCTACTCGCTCAGTGACAGTGTGCTGATATTCCGGAGCCGTATGGCGCTGGCCGCCATTCTTCCTCTTGTCGATCTTGAGCGCGAGGCGATACTGATATTTGAGTCAGTTGATGCCGAGGAGTTGCCAAGCGAATGGAAGCGTGAATATTACGATGGTGCCGCCGATATGTATACCATTATTTCAGATCGGGCAATGGCATTGCCTGTGCTTAGTGAGAAATATGGAGCCAAAGCTGATTCCTATCGACAGCATGCCATGCGGTATTATCCGCCGGAATCACCCGAATGGCTTTTTCATGAAGCGTGTCGTTTTTACTTCGACGGAAATTGCTCGGCGGCGATGATTTCTGGAAATGAACTTCTTGAACGTACTGATATTACTGATGCTTTGTATGGGCGAGGCGCCGAATTGATGGCGCGCATAAGTGCCTCTCTGGGTAATGACGAGGATGAATTTTATTATACGCTGCATGGAGCATTGAGCGAGACCCTTCGTGGCGACAGGGAAGGCATGTCTCTCCAGCGTCTGGGACATCTCTTGTACAACAGGGGAGATATCGACCGCGCCCACTCTTATCTTTCGGTTGCACTTACCAATGCTTCCTATGGTATGGGGTATCATTCCGATCTCGTGGGCGAGTCGCTGATGATTATTGATAAGGCCTATCGCAGCCAGTGGAGCCGCAATTATATGCTGCTGTGGGTCATTACCGGCATGATGGTGCTTCTTCTTCTGGTCATGACGGTGATGTTGCTGCGCTACAGGCGATATATTAAGAATATGAGGAAAGAGCATGATATTGTATTGCGGCTTCAGGACGACAGACGCTTGTATTTGGCCAATTTCCTCAGAGTATGCTCGATATCAATGCGCCGTATATCCGAACTGTCACGTACGGTGAAGCGCAAACTTGCCGCACGACAGTTTGAGGAACTATTCAATATCATTAAATCAGGAAATTATATCGACGAGCAGCGCCGCGATATGTTTGGAATTTTCGACAGTACTTTCCTGAAGATTTATCCTACATTTGTCGATGATCTCAACACCATATTGCGTCCCGACGAGCAGTATGTGATTCCTGCCGACGGACGCCTGATGCCGGAACTCCGCATAGCCGCTCTTACTCGCATAGGCCTTACCGACACAGCCAGAATGGCCGAGTTCTTGGGGTATTCTCCCAACACCATATATGCATATCGGGCGAAGATACGTGCCAAGGCGATTGACAGCAGCACGTTTGACCGTGATTTCCAGGCGTTGAGCACACGTGTGTAG
- the thiH gene encoding 2-iminoacetate synthase ThiH has translation MFYDEIKKYDWDETTRCIASKRAADVETALGKTHPDVDDFMALISPAAAPYLEDMAQISRRITQERFGKTISMYIPLYITNSCANGCVYCGFNHNNPFERTILTMDEIRRECEAIRRLGPFENLLIVTGENPARAGVDYLEEALRTCRPYFNNLTIEVMPLKAEDYERLTHSGLNGVVCFQETYHEENYKKYHPVGMKSIYHWRLNGYDRMGQAGVHKIGMGVLIGLEDWRTDVTMMARHLQYLRKNYWQTKYSVNFPRMRPSKGGFQPNVVMSDRELAQLTFAFRIFDNDVDISYSTRENTDFRNNMMQLGVTSMSAGSKTDPGGYAVNPQSLEQFSVSDERTPADVAADIRSLGYEVVWKDWDKVFD, from the coding sequence ATGTTTTACGATGAAATAAAAAAATACGACTGGGATGAAACCACTCGTTGTATCGCGTCAAAGCGCGCGGCCGATGTGGAGACTGCGCTTGGGAAAACGCATCCCGATGTCGACGATTTTATGGCGCTGATTTCTCCGGCAGCCGCTCCTTATCTTGAAGACATGGCTCAGATAAGCCGACGGATAACACAGGAGAGATTCGGCAAGACTATCAGTATGTATATACCGCTGTACATCACCAACTCATGTGCCAACGGATGTGTGTACTGCGGATTTAATCATAACAATCCTTTCGAACGCACGATTCTCACCATGGATGAGATACGCCGTGAGTGCGAGGCCATACGACGTCTCGGTCCGTTTGAGAATCTGCTGATTGTCACAGGCGAGAATCCCGCCCGTGCCGGAGTAGACTATCTTGAGGAGGCATTGCGTACGTGCCGTCCGTATTTCAACAATCTCACCATCGAGGTGATGCCACTCAAAGCCGAGGATTACGAGCGCCTTACCCATTCGGGGCTGAACGGAGTGGTATGTTTCCAGGAGACATACCATGAGGAGAACTATAAGAAGTACCATCCTGTAGGCATGAAGTCAATCTACCACTGGCGCCTTAACGGATACGACAGGATGGGACAGGCCGGAGTCCACAAAATAGGCATGGGCGTGCTTATCGGTCTCGAAGACTGGCGCACCGATGTCACCATGATGGCGCGTCATCTTCAGTATCTGCGTAAAAATTACTGGCAGACTAAATATTCCGTGAACTTTCCGCGCATGCGTCCCTCCAAGGGCGGTTTCCAGCCCAATGTGGTTATGAGCGACCGCGAGCTCGCTCAGCTTACATTTGCCTTCCGCATATTCGACAATGATGTCGACATAAGTTATTCCACGCGCGAGAACACTGATTTCCGCAATAATATGATGCAGCTTGGGGTCACATCGATGAGCGCCGGCAGCAAGACTGATCCGGGAGGCTATGCCGTCAATCCACAGAGTCTGGAACAATTCTCCGTGAGCGATGAGCGCACTCCGGCCGATGTGGCCGCCGACATACGCTCGCTCGGATATGAAGTGGTATGGAAAGACTGGGACAAAGTATTTGACTGA
- the trpA gene encoding tryptophan synthase subunit alpha produces the protein MNRITRLFGKNKRDILSVFTTAGYPRLESTGETLAALSDAGIDMVEVGVPFSDPMADGPVIQESSAVALREGMTLPTLLRQVKEVRPRLRDDMPLVLMGYLNPMICYGIERLFSDCKDAGIDAIIVPDLPFDEYIDVFQTLCRQYDLPMIMLITPETEPERIRLIDRECDGFIYMVSSASTTGVRDGFDSTQERYFREISEMNLSHPRMIGFGISNQSTFRMACDYASGAIVGSLFIKYLASESSPRAAVERLLASLGR, from the coding sequence ATGAATCGGATAACACGCCTTTTTGGGAAAAATAAGAGAGACATACTCTCGGTATTCACAACCGCCGGATATCCACGGCTTGAGTCGACCGGCGAGACACTTGCGGCGCTAAGCGATGCCGGTATCGACATGGTCGAGGTCGGTGTGCCATTCTCCGACCCTATGGCCGACGGACCTGTGATTCAGGAAAGTTCCGCCGTGGCATTGCGGGAAGGTATGACTCTCCCCACGCTACTGCGCCAGGTAAAAGAGGTGCGCCCTCGTTTGCGCGATGATATGCCTCTGGTGCTTATGGGATATCTCAACCCTATGATATGCTATGGCATAGAACGTCTTTTCAGCGACTGCAAGGATGCCGGTATTGATGCCATAATAGTACCGGACCTTCCTTTTGATGAGTATATTGATGTTTTCCAGACACTTTGCCGTCAGTATGATTTACCTATGATAATGCTCATAACGCCCGAGACCGAGCCTGAGCGCATACGGCTTATCGACCGCGAGTGCGACGGATTCATATACATGGTGTCGAGTGCGTCGACTACCGGTGTCCGCGATGGTTTCGACAGCACACAGGAGCGGTATTTCCGCGAGATATCGGAAATGAATCTTTCCCATCCGCGCATGATAGGGTTCGGAATAAGCAATCAGTCGACTTTCCGTATGGCCTGTGACTACGCCTCGGGCGCAATCGTTGGTTCCCTCTTCATTAAATATCTTGCTTCGGAGTCGTCGCCTCGTGCCGCCGTGGAGAGGCTGCTTGCCTCTCTCGGACGCTGA
- a CDS encoding MFS transporter, translating to MAEASARALNDKTWARWTALILIASMMLFAYMFVDVMSPLQSLIETQRGWSPDAFGYYAGAEYILNVFGFLILAGIILDKMGVRFTGTLSASLMVAGACIKLYAISNLFQGTALELWLSSWWTSMPGSAKLAAFGFMIFGCGCEMAGITVSKAIAKWFEGKEMALAMGLEMAIARIGVFAIFSISPRLAEWISPQDPSVVPPVAFCTALLFIGLISFMVFTVMDKKLDAQLGAKALANDETAEEEFKLSDVANIFGSRLFWIIAMLCVLYYSAIFPFQRYAANMLQCNLGIDATTASDIFRWFPIGAAVLTPALGYFLDRKGKGATMLILGALLMIVCHLTFALVLPKYPTEWLAFSAIVLLGISFSLVPAALWPSVPKIMDKRFLGSAYSLIFWVQNIGLSLFPILIGVVLTASNPGVTDPMKYDYTNPMLLFASLGVLALIFGLWLKTLDAKKHYGLELPNISDDKEEKIFEEEGRTQE from the coding sequence GTGGCGGAAGCATCCGCCAGAGCGCTAAACGACAAGACATGGGCAAGATGGACAGCGCTCATACTCATCGCCTCGATGATGCTGTTTGCCTACATGTTTGTCGACGTGATGTCGCCACTGCAGTCTCTGATAGAGACACAGCGCGGCTGGTCGCCCGACGCATTCGGCTACTATGCCGGCGCGGAGTATATACTCAACGTGTTCGGATTCCTGATTCTCGCCGGTATCATTCTCGACAAAATGGGAGTGCGCTTTACCGGTACTCTCTCGGCATCGCTTATGGTGGCCGGAGCGTGCATAAAGCTGTATGCAATCAGCAATCTATTCCAAGGCACAGCTCTTGAACTGTGGCTGAGCTCGTGGTGGACATCAATGCCAGGAAGCGCCAAACTCGCGGCCTTCGGATTCATGATATTCGGATGCGGATGTGAAATGGCCGGCATTACCGTTAGCAAGGCTATTGCAAAATGGTTTGAAGGAAAAGAGATGGCTCTGGCCATGGGCCTGGAGATGGCAATCGCCCGTATCGGCGTATTCGCAATTTTCTCGATTTCTCCCCGTCTGGCCGAATGGATTAGCCCCCAAGACCCCTCGGTAGTTCCTCCTGTGGCTTTCTGTACCGCCCTTCTCTTTATCGGCCTCATATCGTTTATGGTATTTACCGTGATGGACAAAAAACTTGACGCACAGCTCGGAGCAAAGGCTCTGGCCAACGATGAGACCGCTGAAGAGGAATTCAAGCTCTCCGATGTGGCAAATATCTTCGGCTCGCGCCTGTTCTGGATTATCGCAATGCTGTGTGTGCTCTACTACTCTGCGATTTTCCCCTTCCAGCGTTATGCCGCCAATATGCTCCAGTGCAATCTCGGTATCGACGCCACTACAGCTTCCGATATATTCCGCTGGTTCCCCATCGGAGCGGCTGTCCTCACTCCGGCCCTCGGCTATTTTCTCGATCGTAAGGGTAAAGGCGCAACAATGCTGATACTCGGCGCTCTGCTTATGATTGTGTGTCATCTCACCTTTGCACTCGTGCTACCCAAGTATCCCACAGAGTGGCTTGCATTCAGCGCTATCGTGCTCCTCGGCATCTCATTCTCGCTCGTGCCGGCTGCCCTATGGCCTTCTGTCCCCAAGATTATGGACAAGCGATTCCTCGGCTCGGCCTACTCTCTTATCTTCTGGGTACAGAATATCGGTCTATCGCTCTTCCCCATCCTTATCGGCGTAGTGCTTACAGCCTCCAATCCCGGAGTTACCGACCCGATGAAGTATGACTACACCAACCCGATGCTGCTCTTCGCGTCGCTTGGAGTGCTTGCCCTTATATTCGGTCTCTGGCTCAAAACTCTTGACGCCAAGAAGCACTACGGACTCGAATTGCCCAATATATCTGACGACAAGGAAGAGAAAATATTCGAAGAAGAGGGACGCACCCAGGAATAA
- a CDS encoding DNA alkylation repair protein translates to MDGDKSPLQAIKHRFYAMRNGIVADTLRRAGAEYRVIFGVNLPQLKEIASDIGYDAVLARELWANVSTRESVLLAPMIMPAEEFTIDEARRWVASAPSVEAVDVLCLRLLGRMPFAAQIADECLVSDSRLMQYAAMRLRSYIS, encoded by the coding sequence ATGGACGGCGATAAATCCCCACTGCAGGCGATAAAGCATCGCTTCTATGCGATGCGCAACGGTATAGTGGCCGACACCCTGCGTCGTGCCGGTGCAGAGTATCGAGTGATTTTCGGAGTGAATCTTCCACAGCTTAAGGAGATTGCGTCCGACATCGGATATGATGCCGTGCTGGCGCGTGAATTATGGGCCAATGTGTCTACGCGCGAGAGTGTGCTCCTCGCTCCGATGATTATGCCCGCCGAGGAGTTCACCATTGATGAAGCGAGGCGCTGGGTAGCCTCAGCGCCATCGGTCGAGGCTGTCGATGTGCTTTGCCTCCGGTTGCTCGGACGTATGCCGTTTGCCGCACAGATTGCAGATGAGTGCCTTGTGTCCGACTCACGGCTTATGCAGTATGCCGCAATGCGCCTCCGCAGCTACATATCCTGA